The sequence GTGTAGACATCTTCAACCAATCCCGTTTCCCTAAGTCAATGTTCATGGATTCAAATTTATGGAATTCGAATCAGTGAgggtatttttcaatattatgttcaaaaaataaaaatttgaattaaacaacTTTTATGACATTCAAAATTATGTTATGCTGTATAGTATGCCCGagataccaaaaatatattgttatgatGTTTTAAGAAAATCACGCAACCTCCTTTTCACCAAAtcaccaatatttaaaatttatttttgatgtaaaattatcaacataacgttttttattaaaaccaaaataatgtttagttaaccataaataacaaaaaagtaatagATGATaccaaatgtttttaattgtataatataataaaatctattcacaaatgtaataatatttaaaaatatattcaaaaacatttaactaaatgacttgtaataaattagttcacaatatataaaaatgtgttataataaattttgcaaGACAAGGATCGAAGTCCAATTAAAAACTGCAAATTCTGATAAATTATAGCAATgttggtatattatataaatgcttaCAAGAcagtattcaaaaaataaacacatcgaAAATTCAACTATGATTAGGCATTGGCATTATGGCATAAAGTAAAGCGCGGTGCACTAAAATATTGACGAAAAAGACAACACcgtttagtattattgtataacTTAACTTCTTTTcacaaaaatacattgtttaGTGCTTGAGAGCGTCCACCACATATGGGCCGTAAGTGAGTTCTACTACGAGCTGGTTCTTCTCATATAGTAGCAAAATTGATTCATAAACAGGCAGAAATTCCTGTAAATGTCTTTAAACTACAGATACAGAGAAGGAATCTCCTTCTGCTAAGTTTTTCTGATTTGCAGGCACTCGAATACCAACGTATCTCTTTGTGGCAGTTTGAtggaataaattcttatttgtattccTCTTTGCATAGAGAGGAGCCCAGCCGTGCGACACTTACGCTTAGGAAAGATGTCGTATAGGAAGTGCACACTAATAATAAAGATGTTGCATAatgatagtaattatttaaaaaataaatatgatttttaaaaaaaacatcttcacCGTGGGCTAAAACTGTAGTATCCAAAGCAATAGACAATAGAAGAAAAAGGAATGTATCAAAACAAACGATGGAATGTCATAAATCATAATCGTAAattcgtatatatttgtaataatggcataagccgaaacacaacaaactataattctttaattcaactatttgtttaaaatttaaattatcaagaCATAAAATCGAATAAGGTAAGatatgtatagtatttatttcatgAAATGTTGAAacctttaaaagaaaatatgtaatcTAACAAACTActtatatgtaaacaaaaaaaaaaattgatttatttaatttattctactaGCACACGGGACTAGTATCCAGGGCGGCAAAATTAGGATGAgaagaaaataaagttataacttGAAACTGTTATAAAAGCTTAAATGCTATTTAGTCCTAATCATtccatattatttaatgttttttataagtttaataattaacagcATCTTTTACACAATAAAGGTGTACCCTGTGTActaaaaaaactatacatttttttttttaatcagttgGGCATATGATCCATCTCAAACatcttacatttaatttactgGTAAATAAAGTATCCAAGAGCTTTGTTCTTTATGTCTGTAATTACTGGCCATTATACCATATGGTTTAGGAGTAGGATAACTGTTTAAGTTGGTGCACTAGAAGTGAAAACTCACATGCCTACTTTTTAAAACTCAAAGAAGAGGCAAAGACATTGCTTaaacagaaataatatatactgcACCATTTCTtagtaaagatttattatacaaaatatagaattaaaacaagcattctttttttaaatcattttctgTGTCGACTTTCAATGTTGTAAACAAATGCTATCTGTGTTAATAAAGACATCCTCTTGCAGTTaaacttagtaataaataacaaaatggaAGAAAAAACAAGTGATGCACCAATATTCATAGAAGTGGCCGAGAATTTGAACAGTGATGATGTTGAATACACAACAGTTGCATCAAAGTGAGTTGATTTAATACTAATAGTACTCGATCAATcaatcaatgaaaatatactttattcaagtaggcttttacaagcacttttgaatcgtcacttaacaaactatttaaagtaaagataccaccggttcggaatgtagattctaccgagaagaaccagcaagaaactcagtagttactctttttcgacatctaaaaatacagtcaagttagttaaatacaattatataagtatgtcatgtctcctgcctgcaagtcaacaagcattaactccatgcttttttatcatcaatataatctcgTATCGAATAATGTACTCTGCCTGTTTACTGTTTACCgatgttaaatttgtattatatgtgaAACCTgctgcgaaatttataaaacctttaGCACATAAATCATCGGTCGCAAATTTACCTCCTCGAGagtgaattgaaaaaaatacctttgtCCTTCCTCCGGATTCAAACTATACATctgaatatcaattaaattgttGCAGCGGTTTAATGCAGATGTAACAGATGGAGTtacttttgttttgataatattcatatataataaaaaaaaatatattaacagaaGCAAAATagtctcttttattttatatggatatttaaaataagttcttAGTCGACACCGTTATGGAGACAATTGGACGGCAAGTATCAAGAATTATTCGTTGTGCATAccagagctattagcaaattgaATGGTatatgtaaatctgtttatacATTTCGACCCCCTTTATTAGAATAGGAATATCTATGCTAATATGGTTATGCTATTATTAGCATCAGACTTAAGTTTCTGAATTGTCATGATTTTAGAGCATACGCACCAGTCCCTCGGAAGGTGGTTAATTTTGTGCCTGAACTGTTTCTCCTTCTGTTGAATTGACCCTCCCATCAATATTCCTTCATTGGTGAAGCAATTGAGTACACTTGTGTTTGTCCACACACTAGTACACCGTAACATGTCCTTTTGAGTTACGTCATTATGGTCGAAATCGGACAGGATTTGcacaattatttaatgtatttttttatgtaatagatggAAACAGGCATATTGGTCGCCTGATGGTAAATTttgaccaccgcccattgacatttTCGCTGTAATATTAactgttccttacatcgccaatgcgccaccaagctaCCACAAAGCACCacttggaagctaagatatGATGTCGGTTGTGCCTGTAGGGACAATGACCCACTCACCATTCGAACTggatcaatactaagtattgctgtttgacggtaggcTATATgataagtggtacctacccagattggcttgcacaaaatccttTTCGTCAAGACTTATTTCAATACTCAAGTTattgatgtttaattttttattttttttatttttagacgtaTACAGTGTCCGGAGTGTAACAGATACACAGCCGAAAACGAGGAACAGTTAATTCGtcatataagaaaaatacacaGAGGAGAAAATCCGTTCCAATGTGCGATGTGCGACTACAGCACATGCAATAAGGTACTGTTCGAAGAGCACGTGCGAATACACCAGGGCATAAAGCCGTACAAGTGCTCCTTCTGCCCACACACGAACGTCTCCAAGAAGAATTTGAAGAAGCACGAACTAATACATCGGCCGGACAATCCATTAAAGTGTCCGAATTGCACCTACATCGCGAAACACAGACGGGGTTTAGCGTGTCACAAGAGGAAATGTCACGTTACGGATAAAAACGTAACGAAATGCGTGACCTGTGATAAAATCTTCGACGATAAAGAAGCGTTGAGCGTGCACAAGAAGGCACAGAAAAAGTGCGATGAGTGCAACCATAAGACGTGCACGAAAACTCTGTTGACGGTTCACAAGATAATGGAACACGGGAAACCGGACAAGAGATATAAAAAGGCGAAGAGTGACACGTTTAAATGCGCCCTATGTGATTGGTCGTCGAACAGCAAGCCCAGGATCCTCCTGCACCTCATACACCATCCGAACCAATCCGTAAATGAGAAGGTTATAGATATATCCATATTAAGGACTCACGGTATTATGACGTGATTAGGGATAATCCATACTATTCTACAGATATATACAATGTGTCTGTGACGTCAATGCTTTGAATGGTTTTCCTAGCCCTCGTTTTAAGACCAAAAAGACAAATACAATCATTAACTAACTAACAAACTTAACAAGCcacagaacatttttttttttcatttcattaaattacaataatatcggagatattgttacataaatactAGCGATTCAGTAACTTACGGCCAAAATATGTCAAAAGTTGCCGTTCCGAACTATTCattcacaaaattattaacCTAAAGTAATGGCGGCTGCAGTCAAAGGAAGCTGTGCGGGGAGCGAGTGAGCGAGTACGTCCAACTCTCGCGCTGCCTCGGTATATTTACTACTTAAATGACCATTATAAAATTTGGCCTACACGATTCCAAGAGATGAATTTCTTACATCTGACACCCTACCACCTCCGACGCAAGTGAAACCTCAGACGGTTTCCtatgtgtttaattattatactgaaataaaaatagttatattatcatattaaattataaacaacttATGAactgctattttatttatactaatgcTCTTAACTCGCCGCTCGAATTAATTGTGATAagtgtttatgtatgtaatatgaaatatatcagttacatacatatataatacaataaatactgtGTCAGCAGTATTATATATGAtagaatatcatttatataccttaaaaacaaaaactgacCAAAAATTGACCCTTGCTGAACTCTTTTTTAGTACACTAGTTAATCCGTAAGAACTGAGGGCTAATTCTACTAACGAAAAGTTACTTTATCGCAATCGCATCGAAACGCAAGCGTTGATATCAAGCCGTTtccaattttactaatataaagaTTCAGTTACATAACAAACATGAAGGAGTTTGTTGGAATAAGCAACAATGCAGTTAAACAGCATTGTAAACTCAATAGAATCAGTTGCGGATCGAGTAGCCTTGTAAACTCAATGGACTAATTTGTGGGCGAGGTCATTGCCAGTGCAACCCTGGGTAGCCACTCATGCATTCTACCACCAACCAGCAAGATCGTAACGTTTCAGTTTAAAGTGTTAGTGAGCGAACTACAGGCACTAGTGACATCCCATCTTAGTACctgttacttatataaaaattagtaaaaagtattcAAATTGTCTACGTCTAAATCTAATTGTCTTTGAActtatatttgacagtacggCAGAAGGTTATGTTATATTAGGGTGTATGCCGGAAgactaatactaataataagtatataagtagttaaatacGACTGAGTACTTGATTAGTGGTAATTATGGAGTTTATTTAAGCAGATTATTTATTGCAGTTTGTAGCGTATTGGTGATttgagaaatggttaatatatctcacAGTAgttatgtctatgggcagtgacgAACACTTCATGAGGTGTGCAATTTGCTGGCTCACTTACTTTATCGGCATAGAGAATTGACAGTTACAGAGACTACCGATGGaagtgaaaaattaaaacttttactatttaaattacataatgtttAAATTGGAAATTCAGATAATAATCGAACAAAAACAACGTATACAAGGTAGACATTTTGCACAATATGTCAGTGGATTGataccaaatcaaatcaaaaattataaatcagtatCATGGACAATGCCGTAGCAACATCCAATTATCAatccaaataacaaaaaacaacccCCCGTAACAACCCCACTGGTGTAAAGCTACAGATATACTGCTATTAAGCATTTTAGTGCCGCGAACACATGAGATTCATCAATCAAAAAAGCGTCCAAAGCGCACAGCACCCCAACAAGATTTTCCCCTACCAATAAGTCCTCAACGCGGCTAAAGAAGTATTCACTTCAAAAATGGCTGATTAGCTATAATTAAAACACCATCAgttaatatttcgtttattatcTTCATCCATAACCTGGTATTCGCTCGTGCGGTTCTACGATGTGAGTTGGactgaaaaataaacatctaGTCACAATCTTTTACACCCGAGGCAAACATACATAAtgtactctattccaaccataagccAAATAATCAACATTTAACAGCAAATTGACaagatatcattggtcgagggtatgattaatctatgatattcattatggatttgcgaaaaaatggcgttttaacgtcgacgaaactgttatcagaattttggaaggaaaattaaagttatttccactttaatggttaaatgtaatagtgttgtatattataaataaagatatattaatcataaactctcagtagtgcacagtatagctgagttattagaaaatcgcatgaaatacgtaaatctaaggtttgtttatcttttctcCTACTTCCATTGAAATAGGCAAAACAATTTtcggaataaataataaattgaataagttCCAATTAAACAACACACCTAATCAAACTTTCATTCTTTTTTCCTattcataatgtattttaaaatgagtttACATGTTATTTGTGAATGTTGTGGACAGTGTTTAATTGATACACGTATGAATGTTACGAAGtctatgtttttcttatttagtgtaaaatatatttattgttaatgtatctttttttaataaataaacaggaaAGTGTTAGAAGTTTAACGTGTGTATCTGTATGTAACGTCGTAGTTTCGTAactctttatttgaaaaacgaCTTGATCGAGAGTGttcttagtttaaataaaatctgtttGAAGACATCTGTTTCTAGTTGTAAAGAGGTTTTAAGCTAAATTTTACCGATACAATCgattcaatatttagtattgtgtgatttcaatgaaattacaaTAACGAGGTTACTCAGATCTGATGGTGCAACGTCATTAGAATTAACAGGATACCGAACTCCTCACCAATTTCTAGCAGATGTATCTTGTTTAATCTCATCGTAATGATCAATGAATcttctgtatgtatgtatgtaactgaactccTAAACTCGGTTGGACCTATTTTGGTGCATTTTTTGggagtattttaataattccctTGATGGTTTGGATTTGACTCGGTAGGTGGTGCTGCGATCGggaagtatttaaaattagaccGCTAGTATACTGTAACGAGTAAAGTAAAGTGAAGACCAATTAAAGAGGAGGTGCTAGTGTATGAAGTGTGAGACGGTAGTGGAAAGTTCAAAGAGAAGCCATTTAGATACCCCACGTATCTAAATGGCTTGCATAGGAGAGATTGATTCATTACGCAAAgtgtaattgtttatataataaccagttatgtatttaaaagttaattatagttttaaattctaTGATATAAAGTGATCAACGAAAACAACTATCTTGATTTTACTGGGTCCAAAGTCAAGTGGAGCTATTACGCTTGGAGATTTATTACGATTATTGATAATTGTTGcagtcgataaatcagtattatggagtatTATGCCACTGCATGCTCcattgatttgatatcaatccgcaacaaatatttgatagcaaccgTTGCTATGGTCCAACCGTAATAGCACCACAGGTCTATAATGACTTAAATATAAGACTAACATGATATAACATACCTGTGATCACCAGCCAGCCAGCCGTAGTGGCCCATCGATGACGTCATCTCGGTGAACCTTGCGAATTGAATGTATCTAAAATATGGAATCTTGATAAGTGTCAGTCTAAGCCCATTTTAGGGCGTCTTGCTGATAATAGTCAAGTTGTAGAATTATCTACATCTAGTAGACCATCTATTAAGATGGTCTACGCTCTCGGTCTCATGGAAGTCTTATTTTGGAACACCAGAAGACTGCTTGCATTTGATGCTTGTAATGCTTAAAAGAGGGTTGATAAGTGCtttataacagaaaaatatCCAGCTTATGGTTGCAGGTGAGTAACGAAAAAGTTTGTACTTTTTGTTTCAACTAAAGGATATTTTAAACGTATGATTTCAATGATAAATAATCCACTTTtggtagtttatatttaaaagtaaggtAACCTCATCAAtgttaatagaataaatttgaaataataacaaatatctaGGACTATGTAGTAAACCACATAAGAACTAAAGAAAAAAGCACTCGGTAaggatttgtgcaagctcgtctgggtaggtaccactcactcataaCGTTTTCCACCTGCAATACCTATAAAGTTACTAACCTAGTATTAACTACAGGCAtatttgttcccaaggttggaggtgCTTTGTAGACGTAAGGGCTGGTATTCTAGTAATATTCCTTTCGACGCCACTTTTGATGGGCGTGGTGACAACTTGCCATCAGTGGCACCAATTCTACTAATATACAATGATTACGATACGTACCCGATgctattccgatccaacttcgaccgaactaaaactggatatttttttaaagtaaaaataggaAAATCGCTTAAAATTAAGGCCAACGTTTCGTAAAATCGACTTTTTGGAAGTAGAATTGACCCCAAGTAGCCGATCTGTCATCCattcattttacataaaatgtaacGAGCGCTGCTCGACCacaaggttaaaactaactacCATAGTAATATTCGACTTGCCTATTTGCTGCGCAATACGACCAGCTCAACGGTGAACTTTTTACCATTTCCTCTTCATCAGGGGGAGGGCTGaattctcataaaaaaaattaaaaggttatAAAGCTAAGTATGGTTGTTTAGTTTCCTTTCGATAGGAatataacaattagtaaaatCGTCTTTATGTAAATCTCATTGACTTTGGACCTGAGATTAGTGTACGCCAGAAGCCCCAGAAGGCTATGTATGAACTctattatagattaataaataaataagatcacTTTTACTAACACCTGACGTATTCTTACAGCCTTTCCTATAAAGGCAtgcaaatgtatgtatataacccAGTACCCATGGGACCTCCATGGGTACTGGGTCTCCAATTATGCCACAGATGTATCCACGAAAGCATGTTCCTCCTAATTTAGGGGTACAAGGCCTCTTTGATAtatgtaaaacaataaaaatattattattaatattaaatgaaacgtTGGAAAGATGACCTCAAAAGAGATGGCGGAGGCCAGAATGGATCTGAATTGCATGATACTAAGATAGGTGGAAGTCTTTGGAGGAGGTCTTTGTACAAGGACAACATTTAATTGAACACTGTATTATGATGATTCAGTGCTTTTATGGGCCTACTtgaattacttggtggtagggctttgtgcaatcccgtctgggtaggtaccacccttttttttttttggtaacgaggaggaaatgcatttacgcatgccgcccggtcgggggaccgggacgggtatgtgggactcaaccgggaactaatgccccgtgccagggcacgctagtgctaatgccctgtcctacccactaaaaccatcctcgggtttccaccatgccgccgagtggtgaggccacgggatcgccaagggcatgcaaccgcgaccccaccagcggcagccgccgtaaggcggctgaatattcatggaaagcgcgcctactgcgcgccttccccctcatcctccacgcgggaatgtggcgaactcccccgagtccgccactggaggctgggcgtcaacgaagctgacgccttgcggcggataagatggtaggctccgccgctgaccgccggtgtaaaacacctgggaggctcgagtagcgagccctcccactccctcctagccaacgaggccactcgcatggtccgccctgacgccgatcagggacgtaccaggagcagccccgcggcatccctcccgccagtcttagccgtggccgacgagcaagctcaagccggccccgttgcccagggtacaccacgaggaggtgactgacatgtaccccgagtaggtaccacccactcagtactcagtattgttgtgttccggtttgaagggtgagtgagccagtgtaactacaggcacaagggacgtaacatcttagttcccaaggttggtggcgcattggtgatgtaaggaatggtttatatttcttacaacgccattgtctatgggcgctggtgaccacttaccatcaggtggcccatttgctcgtccgcctaccgatatcataaaaaaaaagaatatttttgatttcgGACAAGCTGTTCTTCGAAAGAttctcaataataaattatttatttatttgacttatGTTGGGATACTTACCTCTCCAGTTCTTACAATAATACAAATCGCCGGAACAGTGATTAACGAACGTATAGAATTTGTAATACAAGCCGTGGCCACGGTTCACGCCGACGCAGACAGGGCTGTAGACGTTCGGACAAGACAGAGGACAGATGTGGAAATCAAATGCCGTGTCTATTTCATATAGAGGGCTTATTGTTGTTTCCGaacgttttatttgtttcttcgTCACTAAAAAAATGGCTGTATGATGTCAAGTCTATGCCTAAAACCTAATcatttgtcaaatttattaaaaaataattgttgacaGCGGCTTCGTTCGCCTAAGTTTATGTCATCAAAcatgtttcatatatataaattttcatgaaaATTAAGATGATTTGATGTAAAAGcatcagtatttataataccagT comes from Vanessa atalanta chromosome 30, ilVanAtal1.2, whole genome shotgun sequence and encodes:
- the LOC125075180 gene encoding gastrula zinc finger protein XlCGF49.1-like, whose translation is MEEKTSDAPIFIEVAENLNSDDVEYTTVASKRIQCPECNRYTAENEEQLIRHIRKIHRGENPFQCAMCDYSTCNKVLFEEHVRIHQGIKPYKCSFCPHTNVSKKNLKKHELIHRPDNPLKCPNCTYIAKHRRGLACHKRKCHVTDKNVTKCVTCDKIFDDKEALSVHKKAQKKCDECNHKTCTKTLLTVHKIMEHGKPDKRYKKAKSDTFKCALCDWSSNSKPRILLHLIHHPNQSVNEKVIDISILRTHGIMT
- the LOC125075182 gene encoding uncharacterized protein LOC125075182 codes for the protein MNREIDFNYIFLSIFLLKTESVPIDTNSSKIAGNYDIDAHLNFEHVRNICSNSVPICKSNDSNICATRFINEKMEYKDFENSCFLFINNMCHNYGKEFSIITTGRCSDYFKYRRSDLKKNKNNVKTSTIFLVTKKQIKRSETTISPLYEIDTAFDFHICPLSCPNVYSPVCVGVNRGHGLYYKFYTFVNHCSGDLYYCKNWREFSPPPDEEEMVKSSPLSWSYCAANRYIQFARFTEMTSSMGHYGWLAGDHSPTHIVEPHERIPGYG